The genomic DNA AATCCCCGAGTGCTGAGCTTCATGGCCGATGAAATTGGAGACGTCCACGAGCTTGGGGTGCAGGTTGCAGTCGTCGTGGGCGGAGGGAACATTTTTCGAGGGGTTGCTGCCAGCGCGGAGGGAATGGATCGTTCTTCCGGTGACTACATCGGGATGTTGGCAACGGTCATCAACGGCCTCGCCCTACAGGACGTACTGGAGCGGAAGGGAATCGCCACCCGGGTACAAACTGCCATTGAGATGCGGCAGTTGGCGGAGCCTTTTATTCGCCGCCGGGCCGTTCGACATCTCGAAAAGGGGCGAATCGTGATCTTCGTCGGAGGGACCGGTAATCCGTATTTCAGCACCGATACCGCGGCGGCGCTGCGAGCGATGGAGGTGGGGGCCGAGGTGGTCTTCAAGGCCACGAGAGTGGACGGTGTCTACACGGCGGATCCCCTGCTCGACCCCAGCGCCAAAAAGTTCGATGAACTGTCCTATATCGAGGTGCTGAACCGCCAATTAAAGGTCATGGACTCGACAGCGATTTCGTTGTGCATGGATAATCTCTTTCCGATTGTTGTCTTTAACTTTCACCAGCCGGGTATCCTCCGCCAATTAGTATTTGGTGAAAAGGTGGGGACGATCGTTCGCGGGAGCGAGAAGTGCTGAAGGAGATCCAGGCCAAAGCCGAAAAGGATATGCGGAAGGCGATTGAGGCCACGCTGAAAGGCTTCAACGGTGTCCGAACCGGGCGGGCTTCGCTCACGCTGCTCGATGGTCTCATGATCGAGGCCTACGGTTCTGCTGTGCCCCTGAATCAGGTTGCGACCCTGGCGATACCTGAGTTGAGATTGATTACCGTGCAACCATGGGATCCGTCGTTGTTAACGGCTATCGAGCGGGCGTTTCTCAAGTCGGACCTTGGGGTTTCCCCGAGCAATGATGGCAAGGTCATCAGAATTGCGATTCCACCGCTCACCGAGGAACGGCGTAAAGAGCTGGTTAAGGTGGTCCGAAAAATCGCCGAGGAAGGTCGGGTAGCGATCCGTAACGTGCGTCGTGAAGCCAACGAATCGCTAAAACGACAGGAGCGGGAAAAAGAGGCCTCAGAGGACGAGGTCAAGCACGGCACCGATATGATTCAGGAGCTGACAAATCGGTTGATTCATGAGGTTGACGGGTTAGTGGTGAAGAAGGAAAAGGAGATTATGGAGTTTTAGGGGCTGTCAGCGGTCAGCTATTAGTTGATGGCTGAAAGCTGATCGCTGCGTTATATGCATTTAAAAAGAATCCTCAGCGCTGCCGTTCTTCTCCCGGCCTTTCTCCTGCTGGTTCAGTTCGGAACCGCCCTTCATTTCTTTCTGCTTGTTACCCTCGCAATTCTGATCGGACTCTACGAGTTCTACGGGATGGCAAAGGTCGGGGGTTGGCACCCGTTGACCCCGTTAGGAATTGGGTGCGGTCTTGCGCTGAGTTGTATGGAGTTTTTCGGGGCGCCGGCGCCTTGGCTGATATCGTTTCTGACGGGCGTGATTATCCTCATGTTTGTCAGCCTTTTGGTGGAGGGGACGGACCCGAAGGAGACCGCCTCACGGGGAGCAATTACCCTGCTTGGCCTCATCTATGTCGTGGGACTGCTGAGCGTTCCTGCGCTCCTGCGGGCCATGACATTGGGACGTACCTATATCTTTTACCTGGTCTTCGTGACCTGGGCAGGAGATACCGGGGCGTTTTATATAGGTTCGACAATGGGAAAGAGACTGCTTTGCCCCTCCGTAAGTCCCCGCAAGACCGTCGAAGGGAGTGTGGGTGGACTTGTGTGTTCAGTGTTGGCCTCCGGACTGGCCAAGCTCTGGTTCTGGGAGGAGCTCGGAACTGTTGAGACCCTCGCGATGGGATGTGGGTTGGGCGTGATGGGCCAGGCCGGAGATCTGTGTGAATCGATGCTGAAACGAAGTTTTGGGGTGAAGGATACCGGTGCGCTGATCCCGGGTCATGGCGGCGTGCTGGATCGAGTGGATAGCCTTCTCTTTGCCGGTCCGGTCCTCTATGCGGCGGCCCTGGCAGGGTGGGTATGATATCGGTCTTGCTGGCTGCGCTCTCGGCCGGACTCCTTATCCTCGCGTTTCCGAAGCCCGACCTGGGATGGCTGGCATTTGTGGCTCTGGTCCCATTGCTGTTAGCCATTCACGGCCGGCCGCCGGTTCGAGCTTTCCGTCTGGGCGCTCTCACGGGACTGTTGTTTTACCTCGTTAGCGTCTCCTGGGTGACGCATTCGATGATGGTATACGGCGGCGTCTCATTCGCTCTCAGTGCGTTGGCGCTGATCGTCCTGGCAGCTTACCTATCGCTCTACATTGGATTGTTCGCTATGGGCACCTCTTGGATGGCGGGTGCGCCGTGGCCTCTCAACATTCTTGGCCCATCGGCCTTGTGGGTCGGATTGGAGTACCTGCGGACCTATGCGCTGACGGGATTTCCCTGGATCCTCCTGGGATACACGCAATACCGGCACGGCGCGCTTCTGCCGATTGCCTCCGTCACGGGGGTGTACGGCCTATCGTTCGTTGTGGCCCTCGTCAATATCGCTCTGGTCCAGTTGGTTGGGGCCGCGCCTGCCCGTCTTCGAACGATCGGCTTGGCCGGTGCGGTTACCTTGGCTATGGTCTGGTCCCCCAGGCTCCTTTCGCCGCTTGCCGTACCTGCTGATTCGGGACCGCCGCTTGGAGTCGCCCTCGTGCAAGGTAACATCGATCAGGGGCTGAAGTGGGATCCGACGATGCAGGCCACCACCATGGAGCAGTATGGCAGCCTCAGCCTGGAGGCGGCTAAGCATGCCCCGACCCTCATTGTGTGGCCTGAAACCGCTGTCCCTTTCTTTCTTCGATATGAACCGGCGTTGTTGGGCCGCGTTCTGGGCATCGCCGCTGAGACAGGCAGTTACCTCCTGGTGGGCAGCCCGGATGCCGAGCCGCCCGCGGCTGCCGATGGTAGTATCCGGTATCGCAATAGCGCGTTCCTGATCTCTCCCAAGCGGGAACTCCTTGGCAGGTACGACAAGATTCACATGGTTCCCTTTGGGGAGTATGTCCCCCTCAAGTCGGTCCTTTTTTTTATCAACAAACTGGCGTACGGGATCGGTGATTTCGAAGGGGGCCGGACCTATACCGTGTTTGACACCCCGGGCGGCCGTTTCGCAGTTACCATTTGCTACGAGGCGATCTTTCCGGATCAGGTTCGACGCTACGTGAAAGAAGGGGCGGAGTTCCTGGTGAATATTACGAACGATGCCTGGTTCGGCCGGTCGGCTGCCCCGACCCAGCATTTGGCTATGGCCGTTCTTCGGGCTGTTGAAAATCGCCGATACCTGGTCCGAGCGGCCAATACAGGCATTTCCGCCATCGTAGATTCGAGCGGCCGGATCCTTCATGCCTCCGATCTCTTTGTACCGACCGTCATTACAGACCAGATCCGCGTGGAGCGCGCGCAAACGTTTTATACCCGTTACGGTGACCTCTTTGCGTGGACCTGTGTCATCTTTACTGTCGTAGTGTTCATGACAACGTGGGCCCGGAGTGCCGTAAGAATCACTTCGGGGTCTGCTGTCGCTTCACAAAGGAGGATGCAATGATCGCAGAGTATGCGCGCACACTCGATGGTTTGAAGGATAAGCTGCACACCCTCCGGGACTACCTTTGACGTAGCGGGGAAACAGGCGCGTCTGGTCGCGATTGAAGAGCTGCTCCATTCACAGGAATTCTGGGCCGATACCTCCCGTGCTCGGGAGATCATGAAGGAGCAACGCCCACTCAAAGAGATTGTTGACCAGGTAGATTACCTCGATCGCGAGCTCGAAGAGGTGACGATCTTACTCGGTCTACTGCGGGAGGAAGA from Candidatus Methylomirabilis tolerans includes the following:
- the pyrH gene encoding UMP kinase, with product MGATKYKRIMLKISGEALAGDERFGINPRVLSFMADEIGDVHELGVQVAVVVGGGNIFRGVAASAEGMDRSSGDYIGMLATVINGLALQDVLERKGIATRVQTAIEMRQLAEPFIRRRAVRHLEKGRIVIFVGGTGNPYFSTDTAAALRAMEVGAEVVFKATRVDGVYTADPLLDPSAKKFDELSYIEVLNRQLKVMDSTAISLCMDNLFPIVVFNFHQPGILRQLVFGEKVGTIVRGSEKC
- the frr gene encoding ribosome recycling factor; translation: MLKEIQAKAEKDMRKAIEATLKGFNGVRTGRASLTLLDGLMIEAYGSAVPLNQVATLAIPELRLITVQPWDPSLLTAIERAFLKSDLGVSPSNDGKVIRIAIPPLTEERRKELVKVVRKIAEEGRVAIRNVRREANESLKRQEREKEASEDEVKHGTDMIQELTNRLIHEVDGLVVKKEKEIMEF
- a CDS encoding phosphatidate cytidylyltransferase, yielding MHLKRILSAAVLLPAFLLLVQFGTALHFFLLVTLAILIGLYEFYGMAKVGGWHPLTPLGIGCGLALSCMEFFGAPAPWLISFLTGVIILMFVSLLVEGTDPKETASRGAITLLGLIYVVGLLSVPALLRAMTLGRTYIFYLVFVTWAGDTGAFYIGSTMGKRLLCPSVSPRKTVEGSVGGLVCSVLASGLAKLWFWEELGTVETLAMGCGLGVMGQAGDLCESMLKRSFGVKDTGALIPGHGGVLDRVDSLLFAGPVLYAAALAGWV
- the lnt gene encoding apolipoprotein N-acyltransferase: MISVLLAALSAGLLILAFPKPDLGWLAFVALVPLLLAIHGRPPVRAFRLGALTGLLFYLVSVSWVTHSMMVYGGVSFALSALALIVLAAYLSLYIGLFAMGTSWMAGAPWPLNILGPSALWVGLEYLRTYALTGFPWILLGYTQYRHGALLPIASVTGVYGLSFVVALVNIALVQLVGAAPARLRTIGLAGAVTLAMVWSPRLLSPLAVPADSGPPLGVALVQGNIDQGLKWDPTMQATTMEQYGSLSLEAAKHAPTLIVWPETAVPFFLRYEPALLGRVLGIAAETGSYLLVGSPDAEPPAAADGSIRYRNSAFLISPKRELLGRYDKIHMVPFGEYVPLKSVLFFINKLAYGIGDFEGGRTYTVFDTPGGRFAVTICYEAIFPDQVRRYVKEGAEFLVNITNDAWFGRSAAPTQHLAMAVLRAVENRRYLVRAANTGISAIVDSSGRILHASDLFVPTVITDQIRVERAQTFYTRYGDLFAWTCVIFTVVVFMTTWARSAVRITSGSAVASQRRMQ